The Ignatzschineria rhizosphaerae genome contains a region encoding:
- the pdxS gene encoding pyridoxal 5'-phosphate synthase lyase subunit PdxS, translating to MSNFIEMPKRGVIMDVVNVEEAKIAEAAGACAVMALERVPSDIRKEGGVARTTDPALIEAIQAAVSIPVMAKVRIGHIAEARILEALNIDYIDESEVLTPADDVYHLLKSDYKVPFVCGCRNLGKALRRLGEGAKMLRTKGEPGTGNIVEAVRHMREVNAQIRALTTKSDDELMVFARDIQAPYELVKQVKELGRLPVVNYAAGGVATPADAVLMMLLGADGVFVGSGIFKSENPEKFARAIVEATKNYEDFELLAKLSRNLGTPMRGLEISKIDESEIMSGR from the coding sequence ATGAGTAATTTTATTGAAATGCCAAAACGTGGCGTCATTATGGATGTTGTGAATGTTGAAGAAGCAAAAATTGCAGAAGCTGCAGGTGCTTGCGCTGTTATGGCGCTTGAGCGTGTTCCATCTGATATCCGTAAAGAAGGCGGAGTTGCTAGAACAACTGATCCAGCCCTAATTGAGGCGATTCAAGCAGCTGTTTCTATTCCTGTAATGGCTAAAGTGCGCATTGGTCATATTGCCGAGGCGAGAATTTTAGAAGCATTAAATATTGATTATATTGATGAGAGTGAAGTATTAACGCCGGCAGATGATGTATATCACCTTCTTAAAAGTGATTATAAAGTTCCCTTTGTGTGTGGTTGCCGGAATTTAGGTAAAGCGCTTCGCCGCCTTGGTGAAGGGGCGAAAATGCTCCGTACAAAAGGGGAGCCTGGTACTGGAAATATCGTCGAAGCGGTTCGTCATATGCGTGAAGTCAATGCGCAAATTCGTGCATTAACCACAAAATCAGATGATGAGTTAATGGTCTTTGCTCGTGATATTCAAGCGCCCTATGAGCTTGTGAAGCAAGTTAAAGAGCTTGGACGTTTACCTGTTGTAAACTATGCAGCAGGCGGCGTTGCAACACCTGCTGATGCCGTATTAATGATGCTTCTAGGCGCTGATGGTGTATTTGTAGGATCAGGAATCTTTAAATCAGAAAACCCAGAGAAATTTGCACGTGCAATTGTGGAAGCGACTAAAAATTATGAAGATTTTGAACTGCTTGCCAAACTTTCAAGAAATTTAGGAACGCCGATGCGTGGGCTTGAGATCTCAAAAATTGATGAAAGCGAGATCATGTCTGGTCGTTAA
- a CDS encoding AsmA family protein, giving the protein MQTFKRIIFTLIAVIVLLILTITVLLFVIDPNRYKSRIEAFAQNRANISLQIKGDLSWNLFPQFGISIKETQISALDDTKNPVASVDNLTLSLKLIPLIKGDIDIKQLHVDGLMLEILTYPDGSQNIDSFLTPKPQNPALNQPETISPTKDQKSENHAEKPTQKPRALAIAAMSFTNARFNFENQLTKQQFHGDNIDFIIEKIQLNAPNFSIDALKFNKGNLYFSDALLQQTFDYQEINFNLQKLELHRTFVDDQRIFATNLGQFDLKKGEIKAVKNDQTLLLKPQNITIENFHYSNSPDLDPWNLTKLEVQDLQISSQKSAKMPALILDKITINAKNISPLTTGSLQFKLSASQKDHLHFDLSGQSTITFTQVSKSWNFKDNLLKANINRWQNFIPSKTIALQLEADLALNLTQDTLLISPLTLLLDEQKITGDIAFTSLQQQQGRITLKGKKLDLSPYLPEQSTTSPNIPNNSNAKEETNIKPSTSTNQRALTINTKLQELKINTFVAQNIGIDALLQNDLITISEAKAMLLGGNMMVKGHVKTANETPIIDGNITITALPLTNLLTALQKSLPITGNLNLNGQLQTQGFDKTSIMKHLQGNVQVNISNGQLIGMDYEQLVCEGFALLKKENFRQNSAKPTTNFNKLNANATIRNGVISNNSLQMEIPGLAATGNGTINLNNETLDYRISLLLKESTGVAHCQIDQYLKNVTIPLHCQGSYINAGANLCGIDQNAIGKMIANLAKGKIESTIKENIQDILPPVLQPKKEESRQAPKPKDVIKAFEGLFNR; this is encoded by the coding sequence ATGCAAACATTTAAACGCATTATCTTCACGCTTATAGCAGTTATTGTGCTTTTGATTCTTACCATCACGGTTCTACTCTTTGTGATTGATCCTAATCGATACAAGTCGCGTATTGAAGCCTTTGCCCAAAACAGGGCGAATATCTCGCTCCAAATTAAAGGGGATCTCTCTTGGAATCTCTTTCCTCAATTTGGCATTTCCATTAAAGAGACTCAAATATCTGCCCTTGATGACACAAAAAATCCTGTAGCATCTGTAGATAATCTCACCCTTTCGCTTAAACTCATTCCGCTTATAAAGGGCGATATTGATATCAAGCAGCTCCATGTTGATGGCTTAATGTTAGAGATTTTAACCTATCCTGATGGCTCACAAAATATTGATAGCTTCCTAACTCCTAAACCCCAAAACCCAGCCCTAAATCAGCCTGAAACAATTTCACCAACTAAAGATCAAAAAAGCGAAAATCACGCTGAAAAACCCACACAAAAACCGCGAGCGCTGGCTATTGCCGCCATGAGCTTTACTAATGCTCGGTTTAACTTTGAGAATCAGCTGACAAAACAGCAATTTCATGGAGATAATATTGATTTTATCATCGAAAAAATTCAGCTCAATGCCCCGAATTTTTCTATCGATGCCCTGAAATTTAACAAGGGAAATCTATATTTTAGTGATGCTTTGTTACAACAAACTTTTGATTATCAAGAAATCAATTTCAATCTACAAAAGTTAGAACTTCACCGAACCTTTGTAGATGATCAGAGAATTTTTGCAACAAACCTAGGACAATTTGACCTTAAAAAAGGAGAGATAAAGGCAGTTAAAAATGATCAAACACTGCTACTCAAACCACAAAATATTACTATAGAAAATTTTCACTATAGTAATAGCCCTGATTTAGATCCGTGGAATCTGACAAAACTTGAGGTTCAAGATCTTCAAATCTCATCGCAAAAATCAGCAAAAATGCCGGCATTGATTCTTGATAAAATCACAATTAATGCTAAAAACATCAGCCCTTTAACAACAGGGAGCCTTCAATTTAAGCTTTCAGCTTCTCAAAAAGATCATCTTCATTTTGATCTATCAGGTCAATCAACGATTACTTTTACCCAAGTGTCAAAGAGTTGGAATTTTAAAGATAATCTCCTTAAAGCCAATATTAATAGATGGCAAAACTTCATCCCTTCAAAAACGATAGCGCTACAATTAGAGGCTGATCTTGCACTTAATTTAACGCAAGATACTCTCTTAATCTCGCCATTAACCTTACTCCTTGATGAACAAAAAATTACAGGAGATATCGCCTTCACAAGTCTCCAGCAGCAACAAGGAAGGATTACCTTAAAAGGGAAAAAACTCGATTTAAGCCCTTACCTTCCTGAGCAATCAACAACATCGCCCAATATCCCCAATAATAGCAATGCCAAGGAAGAGACAAATATTAAGCCTTCCACTTCAACCAATCAACGTGCTTTAACAATTAATACAAAGCTACAAGAACTTAAAATTAATACATTTGTCGCACAAAATATCGGCATTGATGCGCTTTTACAAAATGATCTCATCACTATTTCAGAAGCAAAAGCGATGCTTTTAGGCGGGAATATGATGGTAAAAGGTCATGTTAAAACAGCAAATGAAACGCCTATCATTGATGGCAATATCACTATTACCGCCTTACCGCTTACAAACCTACTAACTGCGCTACAAAAATCATTACCCATTACCGGCAATCTCAATCTTAATGGGCAACTACAAACTCAAGGCTTCGATAAAACCTCTATCATGAAGCATCTTCAAGGAAATGTTCAGGTCAATATCAGCAATGGTCAACTTATTGGCATGGATTACGAGCAATTGGTATGTGAAGGTTTTGCCCTCCTTAAAAAGGAGAATTTCCGTCAAAATAGCGCAAAGCCTACCACGAATTTTAATAAGCTCAATGCCAATGCAACCATCCGAAATGGCGTAATCTCCAACAATAGCCTACAGATGGAAATCCCAGGCTTAGCCGCAACAGGAAATGGCACTATTAATCTTAATAATGAAACGCTTGATTATCGAATCAGTCTATTACTTAAAGAATCTACCGGCGTTGCACATTGTCAGATTGACCAATATCTTAAAAATGTAACAATTCCCCTACACTGCCAAGGTTCTTACATTAATGCAGGCGCAAATCTCTGTGGGATTGACCAAAATGCCATAGGTAAAATGATTGCCAATCTTGCTAAAGGAAAAATTGAATCCACTATTAAAGAGAATATTCAAGATATTTTACCGCCCGTTCTACAACCAAAAAAAGAAGAAAGCCGCCAGGCTCCTAAACCAAAGGATGTGATTAAAGCTTTTGAAGGGCTATTTAATCGTTAG
- a CDS encoding aminoacyl-tRNA deacylase, translating to MMKKPDKSSVKTPATLFLDRQKLPYEIFECTGEIEGTAEFMADFLGVPVHEVIKSIVFMDEKNKGYMVLQHGDQTIDTKVLRKLFGVKNVRPAPYEFAHKWTGYEFGGTSPFGIKANIPIYAESTIFEMESFFINGGKRGVNLKITPELLKKIGVKPAEVTK from the coding sequence ATGATGAAAAAGCCAGATAAATCTTCTGTGAAAACACCGGCAACGCTCTTTTTAGATCGTCAGAAATTACCGTATGAAATATTTGAATGTACGGGGGAGATTGAAGGGACTGCTGAATTTATGGCAGATTTTCTCGGCGTTCCTGTGCACGAAGTCATCAAAAGCATAGTCTTTATGGATGAAAAAAACAAAGGCTATATGGTTTTGCAACATGGTGATCAGACTATTGATACGAAGGTTCTTCGAAAGCTTTTTGGGGTGAAAAATGTTCGCCCAGCGCCTTATGAGTTTGCTCATAAATGGACGGGATATGAATTTGGAGGCACTTCTCCTTTTGGTATTAAAGCAAATATTCCGATCTATGCAGAAAGCACGATTTTTGAGATGGAGAGTTTTTTTATTAATGGTGGTAAGCGCGGCGTAAACCTTAAAATCACCCCTGAATTATTAAAAAAAATCGGCGTAAAGCCGGCTGAGGTTACGAAGTAA